In the Sphaerodactylus townsendi isolate TG3544 linkage group LG10, MPM_Stown_v2.3, whole genome shotgun sequence genome, one interval contains:
- the NOP56 gene encoding nucleolar protein 56 — MGPALLHVLFEHAAGYGLFALRQAEEVGLLLVPQVEASARDLGPFLALVRLVAFAPFRSAQAALDNLHAVSEGLLHEDLRLLLETHLPAKRKKALLGVSDAKLGAAIQEELGCPCQTGGVVAEITRGIRLHFCHLVKGLTAQSASKAQLGLGHSYSRAKVKFNVNRVDNMIIQSISLLDQLDKDINTFSMRVREWYGYHFPELIKIVGENYTYCRLAKLIRNRKELSEDSLEELEEVVMDSAKAQAILDASRSSMGMDISPIDLINIERFSSRVISLSEYRKGLQEYLRSKMSQVAPSLSALIGEVVGARLISHAGSLTNLAKYPASTVQILGAEKALFRALKTRGNTPKYGLIFHSTFIGRAAAKNKGRISRYLANKCTIASRIDCFSEVPTSVFGDKLREQVEERLAFYETGEPPRKNLDVMKEAVVEASEAAAEIKKRLEKKEKKKRKREKKRLEALAAAAAVEETMAEENETEPKKRKKKRAEEAEAELIENGLEPEVVPKKKKKSLPPAVETPDKKKKKKKARLEQESDDVD; from the exons ATG GGCCCGGCGCTGCTGCACGTGTTGTTCGAGCACGCGGCCGGCTACGGGCTGTTCGCGCTGCGGCAGGCggaggaggtggggctgctgcTGGTGCCGCAGGTGGAGGCGAGCGCGCgcgacctgggccccttcctcgCCCTCGTGCGCCTCGTCGCCTTCGCCCCCTTCCGCTCCGCCCAGGCCGCCCTCGACAACCTCCACGCCGTCTCCGAAG GGCTGCTGCACGAGGACCTGCGGCTGCTGCTGGAGACGCACCTGCCGGCCAAGAGGAAGAAGGCGCTGCTGGGCGTCAGCGATGCCAAGCTGGGCGCCGCCATCCAGGAGGAGCTCGGCTGCCCCTGCCAGACCGGCGGCGTCGTCGCCGAGATCACCCGCg ggaTCCGCCTGCATTTCTGCCACCTGGTGAAGGGCCTGACGGCCCAGTCCGCCTCCAAGGCCCAGCTGGGACTGGGGCACAGCTACTCCCGGGCCAAGGTCAAGTTCAATGTCAACCGGGTGGACAACATGATCATCCAGTCCATCAGCCTCCTGGATCAGCTGGACAAGGACATCAACACCTTCTCCATGCGCGTCAG AGAGTGGTACGGGTATCACTTTCCAGAGCTGATCAAGATCGTGGGCGAGAACTACACTTACTGCCGCCTGGCCAAGCTCATCAGGAACCGGAAGGAACTGAGCGAAGACAGCCTGGAGGAGCTGGAGGAGGTCGTCATGGACAGTGCAAAAGCGCAGGCAATTCTGGACGCTTCCCGCTCATCCATGG gGATGGACATCTCTCCCATTGACCTGATCAACATTGAAAGGTTTTCCAGCCGAGTCATCTCGCTCTCTGAATACCGCAAAGGCCTGCAGGAGTATCTTCGCTCCAAGATGAGCCAAGTAGCCCCCAGCCTGTCAGCCCTCATTGGCGAAGTG GTGGGTGCCCGCCTGATCTCCCATGCTGGCAGCCTAACTAATCTGGCCAAGTACCCAGCCTCAACGGTGCAGATCCTGGGGGCAGAGAAGGCCCTCTTCAG GGCATTGAAGACTCGGGGCAACACGCCCAAGTACGGCTTGATCTTCCACTCCACTTTCATTGGGCGAGCAGCCGCCAAGAACAAGGGCCGCATCTCCCGCTACTTGGCCAATAAGTGCACCATTGCGTCCCGGATCGATTGCTTCTCAG AGGTCCCGACCAGCGTCTTCGGAGACAAACTGCGGGAGCAGGTCGAGGAGCGTCTGGCTTTCTACGAGACAGGGGAGCCCCCCCGCAAGAACCTGGACGTCATGAAGGAGGCTGTGGTGGAG gccTCAGAGGCGGCAGCAGAGATCAAAAAGCGgctggagaagaaagagaagaagaaacggAAGCGGGAGAAGAAGCGCCTGGAGGCtctggcggcggcggctgcagtAGAGGAGACCATGGCAGAG GAGAACGAGACAGAAcccaaaaagaggaagaaaaagagagcggaggaggcagaggcggagctgatTGAGAATGGCCTGGAGCCAGAAGTtgtgcccaagaagaagaagaagtcgctGCCCCCTGCTGTGGAGACCccggacaagaagaagaagaagaaaaaggcacGGCTGGAGCAGGAGAGTGATGATGTGGACTAG
- the DCTN1 gene encoding dynactin subunit 1 isoform X6, whose protein sequence is MTTEASGKPLKVGSRVEVIGKGYHGTVAYVGATLFASGKWVGVILDEAKGKNDGIVQGRKYFTCEENHGIFVRQSQIQVFDDGADTTSPETPESSSSKVPKRDSSEGPKASKLRGVKPKKAATTRKTTTRRPKPTRSASSAASSGTAGLSGSASASAGEMSSSEPSTPAQTPLAAPIVPAPPLSSPGAPPAILSPTKEEESLRAQVRDLEEKLETLKMKRNEDKAKLKELEKYKIQLEQVQEWKSKMQEQQAELQKRLKEAKKEAKEALEAKERYMEEMADTADAIEMATLDKEMAEERAESLQQEVDSLKEKVEYLTMDLEILKHEIEEKGSDGAASSYHVKQLEEQNARLKEALVRMRDLSASEKQEHVKLQKHMEKKNVELESLRQQKEKLQEELKQGERTVDELKDQVDAALGAEEMVETLTERNLDLEEKVRELRETVGDLEAMNEMNDELQENARETELELREQLDMATARVREAEKRVEAAQETVADYQQTIKKYRDLTAHLQDMNRELMSQQEASVERQQQPPPEMFDFKIKFAETKAHAKAIEMELRQMEVHQANRHVSLLTSFMPDSFLRHGGDHDCVLVLLLIPRLICKAELISKQAQEKFELNESCAERAGLRGAPGEQLSFAAGLVYSLLLLQATLHKYEQALNKCSVEVYKKVGLLCPEMSVHERSLDFLIELLHKDQLDETVNVEPLTKAIKYYQHLYSIHLADQAEDCTMQLADHIKFTQSALDCMSVEVGRLRSFLQTGQEASDWAILLKDLETSCSDIRQFCKKIRRRMPGTDAPGIPAALGFGQQVSDTLLDCRKHLTWVVAVLQEVAAAGAQLIAPLTENEGLQAVKLEDLAFKASEQIYGGQGINPYECLRQSCSILIATMNKMATAMQEGEYDADRPQSRPLPPVELRAAALRAEITDAEGLGLKLEDRETSIKELKKALKIKGEELSEANVRLSLLEKKLDSASKDADDRVEKIQTRLNETQALLKKKEKEFEETMDALQADIDQLESEKMELKQRLNSQSKRTIEGLRGAPASGIASVLSGITGEEQQRGVGAGQVLLGGSGPVQVKDSPLLLQQIDAMQLSIKHLKKENNQLKGAQMRKELALLPPLRVPKLSLPKDRQAEEVFSGSLYHKTSQLLETLYQMSANAKVVDVTRQKTAVSPAGQLLEQTARLKALSDTIERLKDEVMKETVRQHPGASVPTDFGTFPSAPFLKAKEEQKEDTVYIGKVTFPCQPGHGQVHKLVLSPEQLHQLHTRLIS, encoded by the exons CGTGGAGTGAAACCTAAAAAG GCCGCAACCACACGGAAG ACCACCACCAGGCGGCCCAAG CCAACCCGCTCGGCCAGTTCCGCTGCCTCCAGCGGCACAGCAGGGCTCTCGGGCTCGGCCTCCGCGTCGGCCGGAGAGATGAGCAGCAGCGAACCCAGCACGCCTGCGCAGACGCCCCTGGCGGCCCCCATcgtccccgccccacccctgagctCCCCAGGGGCGCCTCCGGCAATCTTATCACCTACCAAG gaggaggagagccTGCGTGCTCAAGTGCGGGACCTGGAGGAGAAGCTGGAGACCCTCAAGATGAAGCGGAACGAAGACAAGGCCAAGCTGAAGGAGCTGGAGAAGTACAAGATCCAGCTGGAGCAGGTCCAGGAGTGGAAGAGCAAAATGCAGGAGCAGCAGGCGGAGCTGCAGAAGCGCCTGAAGGAGGCCAAGAAG gaagCCAAAGAGGCCCTGGAGGCCAAAGAACGCTACATGGAGGAGATGGCCGACACAGCTGACGCTATCGAGATGGCCACTCTGGACAAGGAGATGGCCGAAGAGCGAGCTGAGTCTCTGCAGCAGGAGGTGGATTCCCTCAAGGAGAAAGTGGAGTACCTCACCATGGACCTGGAGATCCTGAAGCACGAGATCGAGGAGAAGG GTTCCGATGGTGCCGCTTCCAGTTACCACGTCAAGCAGCTGGAAGAGCAGAATGCCCGTCTGAAGgaggcccttgtgag GATGCGGGATTTGTCTGCCTCCGAGAAGCAGGAGCACGTGAAGCTGCAGAAgcacatggagaagaagaacGTGGAGCTGGAGTCCCTCCGGCAGCAGAAGGAGAAGCTGCAGGAAGAGCTGAAGCAGGGCGAGAGGACTGTGGACGAGCTCAAGGACCAG GTGGACGCTGCTCTGGGGGCAGAAGAGATGGTGGAGACGCTGACGGAGAGAAACCTGGATTTGGAGGAGAAAGTCCGCGAGCTCCGCGAGACAGTCGGAGACCTG GAAGCCATGAACGAGATGAACGACGAGCTGCAAGAGAACGCCCGGGAGACAGAGCTGGAACTGCGGGAGCAGCTGGACATGGCGACTGCGCGCGTGCGCGAGGCAGAGAAGCGTGTGGAGGCCGCGCAGGAGACGGTGGCTGACTACCAGCAGACCATCAAGAAGTACCGAGATCTGACTGCCCACTTGCAG GATATGAACCGGGAGCTCATGAGCCAGCAGGAGGCTTCTGtggagaggcagcagcagcctccGCCAGAGATGTTCGACTTCAAGATTAAGTTTGCCGAGACAAAGGCCCACGCCAAG GCCATCGAGATGGAGCTGCGGCAGATGGAGGTGCATCAGGCCAACCGGCACGTCTCCCTGCTGACCTCGTTCATGCCGGACAGCTTCCTGCGGCACGGTGGCGACCACGACTGTGTGCTGGTGCTGCTTCTCATTCCCAGGCTCATCTGCAAG GCCGAGCTGATCAGCAAGCAGGCCCAGGAGAAGTTTGAGCTGAACGAGAGCTGTGCGGAGCGTGCCGGCCTCCGGGGGGCGCCTGGGGAGCAGCTGAGTTTTGCCGCTGGCCTGGTGTATTCCCTTCTGCTCCTGCAAGCGACGCTGCACAAATATGAGCA agccctgaACAAGTGCAGTGTGGAGGTCTACAAGAAAGTGGGTCTGCTTTGCCCGGAGATGAGTGTGCACGAGCGGTCGCTGGACTTCCTGATTGAGCTGCTGCACAAGGACCAGCTGGATGAGACGGTCAACGTGGAGCCCCTGACCAAAGCGATCAAATACTACCAG caCCTGTACAGCATCCACCTGGCCGACCAGGCTGAGGACTGCACCATGCAGCTGGCCGACCATATCAAG TTCACTCAGAGCGCCTTGGACTGCATGAGCGTGGAGGTGGGCAGGCTGCGCTCCTTCCTGCAG ACTGGGCAAGAGGCCTCGGACTGGGCCATCCTCCTGAAagacctggagacctcctgcaGCGACATCCGCCAGTTTTGCAAGAAAATCCGGCGCCGCATGCCTGGCACCGACGCCCCCGGCATCCCTGCGGCTCTGGGCTTTGGACAGCAG gtCTCAGACACGCTGCTGGACTGCCGCAAGCACCTGACGTGGGTGGTGGCCGTGCTGCAGGAGGTGGCCGCTGCTGGGGCTCAGCTGATTGCACCCCTGACGGAGAACGAGGGCCTCCAGGCCGTGAAGCTGGAAGACTTGGCTTTCAAGGCCAGCGAGCAG ATCTACGGCGGGCAGGGCATCAACCCGTACGAGTGCCTGCGCCAGTCCTGCAGCATCCTGATCGCCACCATGAACAAGATGGCTACCGCCATGCAGGAGGGCGAATACGACGCCGACAGGCCCCAGAGCCGG CCGCTTCCCCCAGTGGAGCTTCGAGCGGCCGCTCTGCGGGCCGAGATCACCGATGCGGAGGGGCTGGGGCTCAAACTGGAAGACCGAGAGACCAGCATCAAGGAGCTGAAGAAGGCCCTCAAAATCAAG GGCGAGGAGCTGAGCGAGGCGAACGTGCGGCTCAGCCTCCTGGAGAAGAAGCTGGACAGCGCCTCGAAGGACGCCGACGACCGGGTGGAGAAGATCCAGACCCGGCTGAACGAGACCCAGGCTCtgctgaagaagaaagaaaa GGAGTTTGAGGAAACAATGGACGCCCTCCAAGCCGACATCGACCAGCTGGAGTCAGAGAAGATGGAGCTGAAGCAGCGACTCAACTCCCAGTCGAAACGCACCATCGAGGGCCTGCGAGGGGCCCCGGCCTCCGGCATCGCTTCAGTGCTCTCCGGCATCACAGGAG AGGAACAGCAGAGAG GTGTGGGTGCTGGCCAGGTGCTGCTGGGCGGGTCAGGCCCTGTCCAGGTGAAGGACTCCCCTCTGCTCCTCCAGCAGATCGATGCGATGCAGCTCTCGATTAAGCACCTCAAGAAGGAGAACAACCAGCTCAAG GGAGCCCAGATGCGGAAGGAGTTGGCGTTGCTGCCCCCCCTGCGGGTACCCAAGCTCTCGCTCCCCAAGGACCGGCAGGCAGAGGAGGTGTTCTCCGGCTCCCTGTACCACAAGACGAGCCAGCTGCTGGAGACCCTCTACCAGATGAGCGCCAACGCAAAGGTGGTGGACGTCACGCGGCAGAAGACAG CGGTCAgcccagcaggccagctcctggagcAGACGGCACGCCTGAAAGCCCTGAGTGACACCATTGAGAGGCTGAAg GATGAAGTGATGAAGGAGACGGTACGGCAGCACCCAGGAGCCAGCGTCCCCACTGACTTCGGCACCttcccctctgcccccttcctgaag gccaaggaggagcagaaggaagaCACCGTCTACATCGGCAAAGTGACCTTCCCCTGCCAGCCCGGCCACGGCCAAGTGCACAAGCTGGTCCTCTCGCCGGAGCAGCTGCATCAGCTCCACACCCGCCTCATTTCCTAA